The genomic interval GTCTGGAGGATTAGATTAGCTGTGCGAGCTTCTGAATCGACTTTGTGTCTTTAGGGTGTCTACTACTACTTCTACCAGATTTTCCGGAGTAGGGCGGAGGCCGCTGCCCTCCAGCGATCCAGGAGAGGCGTCGGCGATGGATCCGTCGGGATGCTCCAATCTCTCACTGTCGCTGCTCTTTCTGGGTAATCCTATTCTGCTTGTGCGCCTGCCATCGGCTTATGCATtgcgtttgttttttttttctggtataATAGATGGAAGCTCATTCTTGCTTAATGGTTTACTTATGATGAACAACCTTCAATGCTGTTCTTTTGGCAGATGTGTTAATGTACTTCTCACAAACCCAATTTGGGTTATTGTTACACGAATGCAAGTAAGTAGTTCACATTATTGGAGTATATGTCTGTTAGTGGTGTGATTTAAGCATCAGCAATCTCAACTGACTGCTTTCAATGTAAGAAATTTAGTGGCGCATCCTGAAGTATAGTTCATTGTTGTCCACAGACTCACCGGAAGGCGAGCAAACAGCAAAGTCCCCTGGATTTGACATGTGTTCTTGACAAGACCATAGAAGCTGatccttcaaaaaaaaagaccataGAAGCTCCAGCAGTTGAAAACATCCCTCACAAGACTATCCATGCTGTATGTaactttgaccatttgtcttgtaGGGCGAGGCAATCTATTCTTGCAATTACCTATGCTGATTATCGGATCCAAAGCTAACATCTGTTCTTACTTGCATTGAAAAAAGCCTCATtcatttttcatcgtagtttggTTTAATTCTTGTCCCTATTGTGAAACCAGATAAAATCTGCCTCTCAACTCTAAAAACCGAGTAAAACTTGCACACGTTCCTCGTTTATAGTGGTTTTGATGCTTGTAAGGTTACTGTGACATTTGATCCTGTTACCAAGCGATATATACCTGCTAATTATTTGGACTTAATTTGCGGTATCAATGACTGGCTTGGTGTAACGCAGATTCAGGATCTTTACAAAGAAGCTGGTCCTTTTGGCTTCTGGAAAGGGGTAGTCCCAGCGCTTATTATGGTAAGCATTATGTTTAtcacattttattttgctaaGTTATTTGCTTTACAGCTTctttataaaatgtttaatcTGTTATTAGGTTAGCAATCCTGCAATCCAGTTCATGTTGTACGAGACTCTTTTGAAGAAATTGAAAAAGAGACGAGCCTCTAATCTGAAGGGAGCTGATGGACTGACTGCTCTTGAAGTAAGATTTTGTCTTTTCTGGTGGTTAGGACCATctctacatatttatatataaccaATTTGCATCATGCTACCTTGCTGCACTGGGGCTGATGGTCCTTAACCTATCAGTAACGCTGACTTGAAAATTTGTTCTTTCACTAATGATATTCATGTCTTAACTTCATTTACCATGATGATTTGCTGAAAACACTTCAGCattgtgaattttttatatgcttcAATTTCTTAAGTAGTTATGTTATAGACTATTTATGTCACACTGTAAATCcttttcagatttttcttCTTGGTGCTGTTGCAAAACTTGGTGCCACTGTTGTTACATATCCTCTTCTAGTTGTGAAGGTGATTGTTTTAGCACCAGTTACAGCAGCAGCTGATCCCCTTCATATTTGAGCACAGCAGACATATCAAGTTGaaccatgtttttttacagGCAAGACTTCAGGCTAAGCAAATAATTGACGATGATAAGAGACATCGCTACAAAGGTACACCATGGTAGccttcaattttaaaattttaagcttGAATGAGTAACGTTGCTCCTAAATCTTTATTTCTcttctgataaaaaaaatactagtaaCGTTGCTCCTAAATCTTTATTTCTcttctgataaaaaaaatacttgggGATGCTTCTGACTGCCAAATATGCTATGCAAAATTTCTTGCTTTCAGGCACATTAGATGCGATCACAAAGATGATACGTTATGAAGGTCTGTCAGGACTTTACAAGGGAATGAGCACAAAAATTGTGCAAAGTGTTTTTGCGTCTGCTCTCCTTTTTATGATTAAGGAGGAACTGGTGAAGGGTGCTCGATTGTTGGTAACCGGTAACACTAGTCTGGTTAAGAAGTTACCATCAAAGTCATTAAGATGATCTAGTATTTGTATGAGAGTTGGTTGCCTCATAAAACCGAATATTTCCACAAAAGCGATGGGCAGAGTTGACAAGAGCCTCTTTTAGGAGATATTAAGTTATCTGTTATCGACCGTAGGTTCTCCAAAAAAGGAGATTAAAGATGTAGTCTATACAATTACCACTATGATTCCTGTAGGAACCAATAATGGTGCTACATGTTGGGTAGGCTATATATATCCGTGTTGCTTATGTAAAGTATAGTATGGAACATTGAGATATTGGAAAATAAGTTGCAATGAAATCGTATGCACCAGTCATGTATTTCAGATTTCTTGAGTCTATTCAGCTTGTTTGTTAAATCCaaccaacaaaagaaaaaaaaaactttaaaatgaaaatttggggttgtttagtttgcaaaattttttttgcaaaaacaacacatcaaaactttaaacacacatttgaagtattaaacttagtttgattacaaaacaaattttagatttcgcttggaaaccgcgagacgaataatcttttgagtctaattaatctgtcattagcacatgtggttacggtttaatctgtcattagcacatgtggttacggtagcacttatggctaatcacgtcctaattaaactcaaaagatttgtctcacttttttctttataactgtgtaattagtttaaatgtttatatatatttaatgcttcatttaaatgtttagagatttgatgtgatgttttaggtaaaaatttttggaactaaacagctgCTTGAACTCATTTATCTGTAAACACATCTCATCACCAATCCAAACACAGTAGTGTGCGTACTGCGTGCGTGTCTGTGCCTGTGGTGCGTATCTACAGGTTTGGCGCGACCAACTGGCTGAGACTAGCGAGAGGGAGAGTGTGGCTGGGTCCGGTAGGGGTGGTCGCCTCCGTGGATAAGGGGATAGAGAAGCGGCCGCTTCGCAGCTGCAGCGGCAAGGCTTCCCCGTCGTCCACCCCACCGAGCGCAGCGCAGCGCAGCGAAGCCGCCGCaatggccgcctcctccgtggCCTCGACTCTCCTCCTCtcgctctcctcctcgtcctcgcccttcctctcctctgccCCCGCCTCGTTcctcccatcctcctcctcctcctccccgcgcgtctccgtcgccgccggaagGCAGAAGGCGGCTGTCTCCGTCCTCCGCGCGCTGCGCGCCGAGGCGGCCACCCTGCCGGTGCTCTCCTTCTCCGGGGAGAAGGTCGGGGAGGTCGCCCTCGACCTCaagtccgcgccgccctcCACCGCGCGCGCCGTCGTGCACCGCGGCCTAATCACCGACCGCCAGAACAAGCGCCGCGGAACGGCGTCCACCCTCACCCGCGGCGAAGTCAGGGGAGGCGGCAGGAAGCCCTACCAGCAGAAGAAGACGGGGAAGGCGCGGCGCG from Oryza brachyantha chromosome 3, ObraRS2, whole genome shotgun sequence carries:
- the LOC102703764 gene encoding peroxisomal nicotinamide adenine dinucleotide carrier, whose translation is MSDALINGVAGAGGGIIAQLITYPLQTVNARQQTERDPSKPAFKDGAVRQMCLVVKHEGWERLYGGLMPSLVGTAASQGVYYYFYQIFRSRAEAAALQRSRRGVGDGSVGMLQSLTVAALSGCVNVLLTNPIWVIVTRMQTHRKASKQQSPLDLTCVLDKTIEADPSKKKTIEAPAVENIPHKTIHAIQDLYKEAGPFGFWKGVVPALIMVSNPAIQFMLYETLLKKLKKRRASNLKGADGLTALEIFLLGAVAKLGATVVTYPLLVVKARLQAKQIIDDDKRHRYKGTLDAITKMIRYEGLSGLYKGMSTKIVQSVFASALLFMIKEELVKGARLLVTGNTSLVKKLPSKSLR